The following coding sequences lie in one Deltaproteobacteria bacterium genomic window:
- a CDS encoding RNA-binding protein: MNNKLFVGGLSWNTTDQDLLDAFSPFGEVTDAKVITDRDTGRSRGFGFVTYSSDDSAARAIAEMDGATLDSRKIRVNAAEQRERSGGGGGGRGGGGGGRFGGGGGGGRDRDRGGRDDRHGDRRGGRPGR; this comes from the coding sequence GTGAACAACAAGCTTTTTGTGGGCGGGCTGAGCTGGAACACCACCGACCAGGACCTGCTGGATGCGTTCTCGCCGTTCGGCGAGGTGACCGACGCCAAGGTGATCACCGATCGTGACACCGGTCGTTCGCGTGGCTTCGGCTTCGTGACGTACTCGAGCGATGATTCGGCCGCCCGTGCGATCGCGGAGATGGACGGTGCAACCCTCGATTCCCGCAAGATCCGCGTCAACGCGGCCGAGCAGCGCGAGCGCTCCGGCGGTGGCGGTGGTGGTCGTGGCGGCGGTGGCGGCGGTCGCTTCGGCGGCGGCGGCGGAGGCGGTCGCGATCGCGATCGCGGTGGACGCGACGATCGCCATGGCGATCGCCGCGGTGGTCGTCCCGGTCGCTAG
- the mtnA gene encoding S-methyl-5-thioribose-1-phosphate isomerase, which yields MLPGAVGPCDGRCVIDPAHVGVRPFALGDGAVTLRVLDQRRLPREELWLELDDVEGVAQAIETLAVRGAPAIGCVAALGLAVASRGFPDDPQGFRSAVAAADARLARTRPTAVNLFVALAQLREVMARSPEARAIELRAQLLARAQQHVDDDLDACLRIGAHGAPLLPASGTVLTHCNAGALATAGYGTALGVIRRAVADGKQLRVIADETRPVLQGARLTAWELSRDGIDVTVIADNMAAALMAKGHIAAAIVGADRITRNGDVANKIGTYGVAVLCRHHGIPFYVAAPWTTIDRSLATGADIPIEERDGGEIRCHGGVPMTPEAIAVHNPAFDVTPAALVTRIITERGVFAPEDLAEA from the coding sequence ATGTTGCCGGGCGCGGTGGGCCCATGCGATGGTCGGTGCGTGATCGATCCTGCGCACGTCGGGGTGCGTCCCTTCGCCCTCGGTGACGGTGCGGTCACGCTGCGCGTGCTCGACCAGCGGCGATTGCCGCGCGAAGAGCTGTGGCTGGAGCTCGACGACGTCGAGGGTGTCGCGCAGGCCATCGAGACCCTCGCGGTGCGCGGGGCCCCGGCGATCGGCTGCGTCGCGGCGCTCGGGCTCGCGGTGGCATCGCGCGGATTCCCCGACGATCCGCAGGGCTTCCGCAGCGCGGTCGCGGCCGCCGATGCCCGCCTCGCACGTACGCGACCGACCGCGGTGAACCTGTTCGTCGCGCTCGCGCAGCTGCGCGAGGTGATGGCGCGATCACCCGAGGCCCGCGCGATCGAGCTCCGCGCCCAGCTGCTCGCGCGGGCCCAGCAACACGTCGACGACGATCTCGACGCGTGCCTGCGCATCGGGGCCCACGGCGCGCCGCTGCTGCCCGCCAGCGGCACGGTCCTCACCCACTGCAACGCGGGCGCACTCGCGACCGCCGGCTACGGCACCGCGCTCGGGGTCATCCGCCGCGCCGTCGCCGACGGCAAGCAGCTGCGCGTGATCGCCGACGAGACCCGGCCGGTACTGCAGGGCGCACGACTCACCGCGTGGGAGCTCTCGCGCGACGGCATCGACGTGACCGTGATCGCCGACAACATGGCCGCAGCGCTGATGGCGAAGGGCCACATCGCCGCCGCAATCGTCGGCGCCGATCGCATCACCCGCAACGGCGACGTCGCCAACAAGATCGGCACCTACGGCGTGGCGGTGCTGTGCCGCCACCACGGCATCCCGTTCTACGTGGCGGCGCCGTGGACCACCATCGATCGCAGCCTGGCGACCGGCGCCGACATCCCCATCGAAGAACGCGATGGTGGCGAGATCCGCTGCCACGGCGGCGTGCCGATGACCCCCGAGGCAATCGCCGTGCACAACCCCGCCTTCGACGTGACGCCAGCGGCCCTGGTGACGCGCATCATCACCGAGCGCGGCGTGTTCGCGCCCGAGGATCTCGCCGAAGCCTGA
- a CDS encoding cupin-like domain-containing protein translates to MNETERRETRMTDYNSLAELLSPVSIDSFVTQHFSTRPLYVKGHPDRFAGLFDRADFDRIASTGRVRVRCLFRDDQERIIRETGERPTITLAPDDIPSARSAGATVFITGLQREHGPVAKVTAMLKQSLGFTGTVRATAWNSAARAGIAPHFDAGASFIFQVEGRKVWRLSKRPALPFPRTCGLQMSDGEVVFEAPAGASAAIEPWEEHPEPFDEKDAIEVVLEPGDLLYVPFGTWHSTRADDDGPSLSVNVHLEPIDVGELLFGALRAKLRERPSWRGTFAAECGADMPPTVLQWFRARLAELPAELEALSKSTEMLERAWKMRVAEFEGRSPRPTGDVNAVRRVRLSSERPVTAAIETDGGTARSVTFWCGSDEIVFDEAELLDAASRLARRESVDAEELTREAVAVLLERGLVEVA, encoded by the coding sequence ATGAACGAGACCGAACGAAGGGAAACAAGGATGACCGACTACAATTCACTCGCCGAGCTGCTGTCACCGGTTTCGATCGACAGCTTCGTGACCCAGCACTTCTCCACCCGGCCGCTCTACGTCAAGGGTCACCCCGATCGCTTCGCGGGGCTCTTCGACCGCGCCGACTTCGACCGCATCGCAAGCACCGGTCGCGTCAGGGTTCGCTGTCTCTTTCGCGACGACCAAGAGCGGATCATCCGCGAGACCGGCGAACGACCCACGATCACACTTGCGCCGGACGACATCCCCTCGGCTCGCAGTGCGGGTGCGACGGTGTTCATCACCGGTCTGCAGCGCGAGCACGGACCGGTCGCGAAGGTCACGGCCATGCTCAAGCAGAGCCTCGGCTTCACCGGCACCGTGCGCGCGACGGCGTGGAACTCTGCCGCCCGCGCTGGCATCGCACCGCACTTCGATGCCGGCGCGAGCTTCATCTTCCAGGTCGAAGGTCGCAAGGTGTGGCGGCTCTCGAAGCGTCCCGCCCTGCCGTTTCCTCGCACCTGCGGCCTACAGATGTCCGACGGCGAGGTCGTCTTCGAGGCACCGGCCGGCGCCAGCGCTGCCATCGAACCCTGGGAAGAGCACCCCGAGCCCTTCGACGAGAAGGACGCGATCGAGGTCGTGCTCGAGCCCGGCGACCTGCTCTACGTTCCGTTCGGGACCTGGCACAGCACGCGCGCAGACGACGACGGCCCCTCGCTGTCGGTCAACGTTCACCTCGAGCCGATCGACGTCGGCGAGCTCCTGTTCGGCGCCCTGCGTGCAAAGCTCCGCGAGCGTCCTTCGTGGCGGGGCACGTTCGCCGCGGAGTGCGGGGCCGACATGCCACCGACGGTGTTGCAGTGGTTCCGCGCGCGCCTGGCCGAGCTGCCGGCCGAGCTCGAAGCGCTGAGCAAGTCGACCGAGATGCTGGAACGGGCGTGGAAGATGCGCGTGGCCGAGTTCGAAGGCCGCTCACCCCGACCGACCGGCGACGTCAACGCGGTCCGCAGGGTGCGGTTGTCGTCCGAACGGCCGGTGACGGCCGCGATCGAGACCGACGGTGGCACCGCGCGCTCGGTGACCTTCTGGTGCGGGAGCGACGAGATCGTGTTCGATGAGGCAGAGCTACTGGACGCCGCGAGTCGCCTTGCTCGTCGCGAGAGTGTCGACGCCGAGGAGCTCACCCGAGAGGCGGTCGCGGTGCTGCTCGAGCGCGGGCTGGTCGAGGTCGCCTAG
- the dinB gene encoding DNA polymerase IV, giving the protein MRTIFHVDMDAFFASVEIRDDPSLRGKPVLVGGVGRRGVVAAASYEARRFGCRSAQPMTVALRMCPHAVVLPGRHEAYAEASDRVFEIFDRFSPLVEGLSIDEAFLDMTGTERLLGPPRVAAEALRKAVRDETGGLTCTVGISSVKFVAKIASGCNKPDGLTEIEPGREREFLAPLAIDALWGVGPKSAELLRAHGIETIGDLAGLGATRLRDWFGAHGLHLHQLAHAEDPREVVPWRGRKQISHEDTYALDVVGRDALRRKLLGQATRVADRVVAKSQLARRVAIKIRDNTFRTESRQCTLAEPSDDARVFYRAACELLDAVDLDGRAFRLTGVGVSELVPRTQATAQLELALEAPDPKREPGRLQGVLSAVRHRFGHQALFPADAGPEVREGSAGGMSDTRDDEPRRR; this is encoded by the coding sequence ATGCGCACCATCTTCCACGTCGACATGGACGCGTTCTTCGCGTCGGTCGAGATCCGCGACGACCCGAGCCTGCGCGGCAAGCCGGTGCTGGTCGGTGGCGTGGGCCGGCGCGGGGTCGTGGCGGCGGCGAGCTACGAGGCACGGCGCTTCGGCTGCCGCTCGGCGCAGCCGATGACGGTCGCGCTGCGCATGTGCCCGCACGCGGTCGTGCTGCCGGGCCGGCACGAGGCGTATGCGGAGGCGTCGGACCGCGTGTTCGAGATCTTCGATCGCTTCTCGCCACTGGTCGAGGGGCTCTCGATCGACGAGGCGTTCCTCGACATGACGGGCACCGAGCGTCTACTCGGGCCGCCGCGGGTGGCCGCGGAGGCGCTGCGCAAGGCGGTGCGCGACGAGACCGGTGGGCTGACCTGCACGGTCGGGATCTCGAGCGTGAAGTTCGTGGCGAAGATCGCCAGCGGCTGCAACAAGCCCGACGGCCTCACCGAGATCGAACCCGGTCGCGAGCGCGAGTTCTTGGCGCCGCTGGCGATCGACGCGCTGTGGGGCGTTGGGCCCAAGTCAGCCGAGCTCCTGCGCGCCCACGGCATCGAGACCATCGGCGATCTCGCCGGCCTGGGTGCGACACGGCTACGCGACTGGTTCGGCGCCCACGGCCTGCACCTGCACCAGCTGGCCCACGCCGAGGATCCCCGCGAGGTGGTCCCGTGGCGCGGCCGCAAGCAGATCAGCCACGAAGACACCTACGCCCTCGACGTCGTCGGGCGCGACGCGCTGCGCCGCAAGCTGCTCGGCCAGGCCACACGCGTGGCCGATCGCGTGGTGGCCAAGTCGCAGCTGGCCCGGCGCGTGGCGATCAAGATCCGCGACAACACCTTCCGCACCGAGTCGCGGCAGTGCACCCTGGCCGAACCCAGCGACGACGCGCGGGTGTTCTATCGCGCAGCATGCGAGCTGCTCGACGCGGTGGACCTCGACGGCCGCGCCTTTCGGCTCACCGGTGTCGGCGTCAGCGAGCTGGTGCCGCGCACGCAGGCCACCGCGCAGCTCGAGCTCGCGCTGGAGGCCCCCGACCCCAAGCGTGAGCCCGGCCGCCTGCAGGGCGTGCTCAGTGCGGTGCGCCACCGCTTCGGGCACCAGGCGCTGTTCCCCGCCGACGCCGGGCCGGAGGTCCGCGAGGGCTCCGCCGGCGGCATGTCCGACACCCGCGACGACGAGCCGCGACGACGCTAG
- a CDS encoding ABC transporter ATP-binding protein, producing MDAGAWVTATATVLGLEATPVEVPYDELSKMLRRAAPALVAMPDAATVLAVLGTRGRNLRVYSFATRRVELVPIDVVCHALGRKLVAEATAALDRTLAGLPPRTAGPARRALVAERLRAVPFTGCWVLRPPPGASFWAQSASARIPTRAIAIVALHLCLVAMSILGWTILGQAALQGRLESGWMRAWGLLLLTFVPIYVWQAWLRGKLAVDFGRLLKRRLLWGAMHIDAEILRREGVGQLVGRALETNAIDALAPSVGLTAALAVIELMPTCAWLAFGSGGWAHALLLAGVIVTMLGLGVAAYRRTVEWTDTRRGLTQELVERMGGHRTRLAQRNPRRWHEGEDELLARYGTLAGGIDRFEVGMQIVPYAWLAAGLLMIAPGFVRGDAPLALAIGLGGTMMSFASLGQVAQGMRQVVEAAAGWRQIAPLFAAAARPSVAPAPAIAVLEPRRASAAGEVDRRPTLLSATGVTFRYPGRAAPVLDDVSLTIEHGDRILLEGPSGGGKTTLAAVLAGLQRPSSGLLLLDGFDHPTLGDAGWRARVAVAAQYHDNHIFADTFAFNALLGRPNWPETREDFDDLLAICHELGLDDLLGRMSGSVAQNVGEGGWRLSHGERSRVFIARALLQKAPLVVLDESFAALDPKTLESCLRCVLRRAETLVVIAHP from the coding sequence GTGGACGCGGGTGCGTGGGTGACCGCGACCGCGACCGTGCTCGGGCTCGAAGCGACACCGGTCGAGGTGCCATACGACGAGCTCTCGAAGATGCTACGGCGCGCGGCGCCAGCCCTGGTCGCGATGCCCGACGCAGCGACCGTGCTCGCAGTGCTGGGCACCCGGGGACGAAACCTCCGGGTGTACTCGTTCGCGACCCGTCGGGTCGAGCTCGTGCCGATCGATGTGGTGTGCCACGCGCTCGGCCGCAAGCTCGTGGCCGAGGCGACGGCCGCACTCGATCGCACGCTCGCCGGCCTGCCGCCGCGCACCGCTGGGCCGGCGCGACGGGCCCTCGTCGCGGAGCGTCTGCGTGCGGTTCCCTTCACCGGGTGTTGGGTCCTGCGACCACCGCCAGGCGCGAGCTTCTGGGCGCAGAGCGCCAGCGCCCGCATCCCGACGCGCGCGATCGCGATCGTCGCGCTTCATCTCTGCCTCGTCGCGATGTCGATCCTGGGCTGGACGATCCTCGGTCAGGCAGCACTTCAGGGACGACTCGAGTCGGGTTGGATGCGCGCGTGGGGGCTCCTGTTGCTCACGTTCGTGCCGATCTATGTGTGGCAGGCCTGGCTGCGGGGGAAGCTCGCGGTCGACTTCGGCCGCCTCCTCAAGCGCCGCCTGCTGTGGGGCGCGATGCACATCGACGCCGAGATCCTGCGCCGCGAAGGTGTCGGTCAGCTGGTCGGGCGTGCGCTCGAGACCAACGCAATCGACGCTCTCGCGCCCAGCGTGGGCCTCACCGCCGCGCTGGCGGTGATCGAGCTGATGCCCACCTGCGCGTGGCTTGCATTCGGGAGCGGCGGCTGGGCCCACGCGCTGCTGCTCGCCGGCGTGATCGTGACGATGCTCGGTCTGGGCGTCGCGGCCTACCGGCGAACCGTCGAGTGGACCGACACCCGCCGCGGCCTCACGCAGGAGCTGGTCGAGCGAATGGGCGGCCATCGCACTCGACTCGCGCAGCGCAACCCTCGGCGCTGGCACGAGGGCGAGGATGAGTTGCTCGCACGCTACGGCACGCTTGCGGGCGGCATCGATCGGTTCGAGGTGGGCATGCAGATCGTGCCGTACGCCTGGCTGGCGGCGGGGCTCCTCATGATCGCCCCGGGGTTCGTGCGTGGCGATGCCCCGCTCGCGCTCGCGATCGGGCTGGGCGGCACGATGATGAGCTTCGCTTCGCTGGGCCAGGTCGCACAGGGCATGCGACAGGTGGTGGAGGCCGCCGCAGGCTGGCGGCAGATCGCGCCGCTGTTCGCCGCTGCGGCGCGGCCGAGCGTCGCACCCGCGCCCGCGATTGCGGTGCTCGAGCCGCGACGCGCGAGCGCGGCCGGCGAGGTCGATCGTCGGCCCACGCTGTTGTCCGCGACCGGCGTGACGTTTCGGTATCCCGGGCGCGCGGCACCCGTGCTCGACGACGTTTCGCTCACGATCGAGCACGGCGATCGCATCCTGCTCGAAGGTCCTTCGGGTGGTGGCAAGACCACGCTCGCAGCGGTGCTCGCGGGCCTGCAGCGACCGAGCTCGGGGCTGCTGCTGCTCGACGGCTTCGATCACCCGACCCTGGGCGATGCCGGCTGGCGCGCCCGAGTCGCGGTGGCAGCCCAGTATCACGACAACCACATCTTCGCCGACACGTTCGCCTTCAACGCACTGCTCGGTCGTCCGAACTGGCCCGAGACCCGCGAAGACTTCGACGACCTGCTGGCGATTTGCCACGAGCTCGGGCTCGACGACCTGCTCGGTCGCATGTCCGGCAGCGTCGCGCAGAACGTCGGCGAAGGCGGCTGGCGACTCTCACATGGCGAGCGCAGTCGCGTCTTCATCGCACGAGCGCTGCTGCAGAAGGCCCCCCTGGTCGTGCTCGACGAGAGCTTCGCCGCACTCGACCCGAAGACCCTCGAGTCGTGCCTGCGCTGCGTGCTCCGCCGCGCCGAGACCCTCGTCGTCATCGCACATCCGTGA
- a CDS encoding DUF418 domain-containing transporter codes for MAGSARMCGLDALRGIAVFLMIEQHVGVWLWQGIARGRPLGSAWPLVAFNALGGGAAPMFITLAGVGTALLARARREGVDAVLVRRGLVLLGLGYLLSWMTPSWFSWGSWFVLHLMGFAMATAPLWRRLGDRALLGTAIVVAIAAIAVQGWLDMPFQVDNPYMRNTGRPGGALRLALAESQFPILPWLAPFLVGMVAGRWIAERRFRAIATMGAVSLAIGAIGLGIGLSWSEPEWVHRAFAVHLGFFPASITIVALLLGLVLLVIAAVSAWDERAPLSERNPMVVLGRASLTLLLVHVPLFREATRPLHYWQALPAGVVLLVIAAFLLLSTVLARQWQRVGYRGGAEWLLRRLGG; via the coding sequence ATGGCCGGCTCCGCGCGCATGTGTGGTCTCGATGCACTGCGCGGGATCGCGGTGTTCCTCATGATCGAGCAGCACGTGGGCGTGTGGCTGTGGCAGGGCATCGCGCGCGGCCGGCCGCTCGGCAGCGCGTGGCCGCTGGTGGCGTTCAACGCGTTGGGCGGCGGCGCGGCGCCGATGTTCATCACGCTGGCGGGGGTCGGCACGGCCTTGTTGGCGCGGGCGCGACGCGAAGGCGTCGACGCGGTGTTGGTGCGCCGCGGGCTGGTGTTGCTCGGGCTCGGCTATCTCCTGTCGTGGATGACGCCGAGCTGGTTCTCGTGGGGCTCGTGGTTCGTGCTGCACTTGATGGGCTTCGCGATGGCGACCGCGCCGCTGTGGCGTCGGCTGGGGGATCGCGCGCTGTTGGGCACCGCGATCGTGGTCGCGATCGCTGCGATCGCGGTGCAGGGCTGGCTCGACATGCCGTTCCAGGTCGACAATCCCTACATGCGCAACACCGGCCGGCCGGGCGGTGCGCTGCGACTTGCGCTCGCCGAGAGCCAGTTCCCGATCCTGCCCTGGCTGGCGCCGTTCTTGGTCGGCATGGTCGCAGGGCGCTGGATCGCCGAGCGACGGTTCCGCGCGATCGCGACGATGGGCGCGGTGTCGCTGGCCATCGGCGCGATCGGGCTCGGCATCGGCCTGTCGTGGTCCGAGCCGGAATGGGTGCACCGCGCGTTCGCGGTGCATCTGGGCTTCTTCCCGGCCTCGATCACGATCGTCGCGCTGCTGCTCGGATTGGTGCTGCTGGTGATTGCGGCGGTGTCGGCATGGGATGAACGCGCGCCGCTGTCCGAGCGCAACCCGATGGTCGTGCTCGGCCGCGCCTCGCTCACCCTCCTGCTCGTGCACGTGCCGCTGTTCCGCGAGGCCACGCGGCCGCTGCACTACTGGCAGGCATTGCCGGCGGGCGTGGTGCTGCTGGTGATCGCGGCGTTCTTGCTGTTGTCGACCGTGCTCGCGCGCCAGTGGCAGCGCGTCGGCTACCGCGGCGGCGCCGAGTGGCTGCTGCGCAGGCTCGGCGGATAG
- a CDS encoding MFS transporter: MHKVLEESISIAVLVGAIALVVRRLPKIEVGHSAAFRARRLRNWVPVGLLYALLYMGRYNLTVAKSVFSKMIGSDGAPLMDNPDFATIFGVGTAVYGVAFVINGPLTDRIGGKRSLLLGAWGSIFANIVLGIITWMQPEGGIATSFTFVYALNMYFQSFGAVAIVKINAPWFHVRERGTFGAIFGILIALGLYLALDVGKLIVDGIALEWVFFAPAVLLSVLAVITTAWVRDTPSQAGFEESDTADASSCDDGPRLPVTTVFAQMLRHPVIMTIAAIEFCTGFLRQAILQWYRAFVEATGNTDGFVYAHWGMVSCCAGILGGVFAGVLSDQLFQSRRGPVSAVLYGFMVVGSVVAVLVLDSPLLGPVFAFMSMCVIGVHGMLTATASMDFGGRRNAGVAVGIIDGFVYAGTAAMSFTYGQLLPTKDAAKVVANWLAWPLTMVPVALIGFVLARRVWHAKPSPKRAAAPAEPAAR; encoded by the coding sequence ATGCACAAGGTGCTCGAGGAGTCGATCTCGATCGCTGTGCTGGTCGGTGCGATCGCATTGGTGGTGCGCCGCCTGCCGAAGATCGAGGTCGGCCACAGCGCGGCGTTCCGCGCCCGACGGCTGCGCAACTGGGTGCCGGTGGGCCTGCTGTACGCGCTGCTGTACATGGGCCGCTACAACCTCACGGTCGCCAAGAGCGTGTTCTCCAAGATGATCGGCAGCGACGGCGCGCCGCTCATGGACAACCCCGACTTCGCGACCATCTTCGGGGTCGGCACGGCGGTCTACGGCGTCGCCTTCGTCATCAACGGCCCGCTCACCGACCGCATCGGCGGCAAGCGATCGCTGCTGCTCGGCGCGTGGGGCTCGATCTTCGCCAACATCGTGCTCGGCATCATCACGTGGATGCAGCCCGAGGGCGGTATCGCGACCTCGTTCACGTTCGTGTACGCGCTCAACATGTACTTCCAGAGCTTCGGCGCGGTCGCGATCGTCAAGATCAACGCGCCGTGGTTCCACGTGCGCGAGCGCGGCACCTTCGGTGCGATCTTCGGCATCCTCATCGCGCTGGGGCTCTACCTCGCGCTCGACGTCGGCAAGCTCATCGTCGACGGCATCGCGCTCGAGTGGGTGTTCTTCGCGCCGGCTGTCCTGCTGTCGGTGCTGGCGGTGATCACCACGGCGTGGGTGCGCGACACCCCCTCGCAGGCGGGCTTCGAGGAGTCCGACACCGCCGATGCGTCGTCGTGTGACGATGGCCCGCGGCTGCCGGTCACGACCGTGTTCGCACAGATGCTGCGGCACCCGGTCATCATGACCATCGCAGCGATCGAGTTCTGTACCGGCTTCCTGCGGCAAGCGATCCTGCAGTGGTACCGCGCGTTCGTCGAGGCCACGGGCAACACCGATGGCTTCGTGTACGCGCACTGGGGCATGGTCTCGTGCTGTGCGGGGATCTTGGGCGGTGTGTTCGCGGGCGTGCTCTCGGACCAGCTGTTCCAGTCGCGGCGCGGGCCGGTCAGCGCGGTGCTCTACGGCTTCATGGTGGTCGGCAGTGTGGTCGCGGTGCTGGTGCTCGACTCGCCGCTGCTCGGCCCGGTGTTCGCGTTCATGTCGATGTGCGTCATCGGCGTGCACGGCATGCTGACGGCGACCGCGAGCATGGACTTCGGCGGTCGCCGCAACGCCGGCGTCGCGGTCGGCATCATCGATGGCTTCGTGTACGCCGGCACCGCGGCGATGTCATTCACCTACGGCCAGCTGCTGCCCACCAAGGACGCCGCCAAGGTGGTGGCGAACTGGCTGGCGTGGCCGCTGACGATGGTGCCCGTGGCGTTGATCGGCTTCGTGCTCGCACGACGGGTCTGGCATGCCAAGCCCAGCCCCAAGCGCGCGGCTGCGCCCGCCGAGCCGGCCGCCCGGTAG